The following are encoded together in the Primulina tabacum isolate GXHZ01 chromosome 18, ASM2559414v2, whole genome shotgun sequence genome:
- the LOC142533587 gene encoding zinc finger protein ZAT10-like, producing the protein MALEAFNSPTAPTTSSHFDTNPTLSNLESWTKGKRYKRPCSVDERHEPTEEEYLALCLIMLARGGGGPSTASTSAAASQINKNIQPLTRPPPLTPVINSAGPVKSVYKCSVCDKAFGSYQALGGHKASHRKLSGGDHEQSTTSGTTTTTTTTNSAAGSGKTHECSICHKCFPTGQALGGHKRCHYEGGAATNHANARTGSSGVTSSEGVGSTITHRDFDLNLPALPEFSGIEDEVESPHPAKKSRLSPPLKLEIF; encoded by the coding sequence ATGGCGCTTGAAGCTTTTAACTCACCCACGGCTCCTACAACCTCCTCTCACTTCGACACCAACCCCACTTTAAGCAATCTTGAGTCTTGGACCAAAGGCAAGCGATACAAGCGTCCGTGCAGTGTCGACGAACGTCACGAGCCCACCGAAGAGGAGTACTTGGCTCTTTGTCTTATTATGCTCGCTCGCGGCGGTGGCGGACCATCCACGGCTTCTACTTCTGCCGCTGCATCACAGATTAATAAGAACATACAGCCGCTGACTCGGCCTCCACCGCTTACGCCGGTTATTAATTCCGCCGGGCCAGTTAAATCGGTCTACAAATGTTCCGTCTGTGACAAGGCATTTGGATCCTACCAAGCTTTGGGGGGGCACAAGGCCAGCCACCGCAAACTCAGCGGTGGGGATCATGAGCAATCAACTACCTCCGGCACCACAACCACCACCACCACAACTAACTCCGCTGCAGGAAGCGGTAAAACCCACGAGTGCTCGATCTGTCACAAGTGCTTCCCCACAGGGCAGGCCTTGGGAGGCCACAAGCGCTGCCACTACGAAGGTGGTGCGGCAACCAACCACGCCAACGCTCGCACGGGAAGCAGCGGGGTGACGTCATCGGAAGGTGTGGGCTCCACGATAACTCACAGGGACTTCGATTTGAACTTGCCTGCTTTGCCGGAATTCTCCGGGATTGAAGACGAAGTAGAAAGCCCCCACCCCGCCAAGAAATCCCGTTTATCGCCGCCGTTGAAGTTGGAAATATTTTGA